The Catenuloplanes niger genome includes a window with the following:
- a CDS encoding S8 family serine peptidase: MRRLIAALSVSAAFAAVLPSTAAAAPAEVPGKSGKAAQTVTLITGDRVTVHPGDRLELTRGAGREHIRFATRTVDGHTSVIPSDAAPLLGAGRLDPRLFDVTTLIDFGYDDRRADLPLIVEGGSPAGARTAQSLPGGLSAVRADRAGETWKSIAGADAGARRATGKVWLDGIRTPSLDVSVPQIGAPAAWQAGLDGTGATVAVLDTGVDATHPDLVGQVAAAQNFTEGTEDDLDRDGHGTHVASTIAGTGAASDGRYRGVAPGAKLLDGKVCVQGGACAESWILAGMKWAAEQGADVVNMSLGGLDQPSVDPLEQAVQTLTEQYGTLFVIAAGNAGGDRTVGSPASADSALAVGAVDKRDALADFSSRGPRTGDSAIKPEITAPGVGIIAAKSTTGQIGGPAPVPGYTSLSGTSMATPHVAGAAAILAGQHDDWTAELLKSTLTASAKPNPEIAVAAQGAGRVDVARAINQTVTTSPAALSFGLQRWPHADDEPRTQELVYRNAGTAAVTLNLALTPVGGEIPAGLVTLSATTVTVPAGGTASVTVTVDTSREMPDAFHGGEITATAGDVVVQTPFGVDREVESYDVDLSVLDRTGAAATVGLLVFISTDGRTGVDVGLPVTEARLPKGTYSVISLLFEESGATTMAVHARFTVDGMETLTIDARQAKPLSIRVPDRQAAETGVELVVTGPAYGFGLATDTFTNQYTLDLGPGVPVEGFYSHIAASFARRDANGTFLDSPYSYSVFYLTEGRFFTGYDRTVRQRELATVRATHGRQATTADAGAKGAYPVHPDTFGGFFVQTPYSTLPFDRTEYYNADSGVAWIPVFTELAGGGETATLQEYGTRTVYQPGRTVREQWNRAVFGPAFPDAGFTFAGRFQDIIFAGPSLFGDGGGREGYTVEGLGDVSLKLYRDGQPVGEAAGTYGEFQVPPGKATYRLDATAARGAPHRLSTSVVASWTFTSENTGVDAIVPLPLSAVVFTPPVDATSVAPKGRTISVPLTVDVQERSAAARNRSLTVEASFDDGATWQRVQVRDGAAQLRHPNRAGFVSLRATAVDRAGNAVTETIIRAYEIR; this comes from the coding sequence ATGCGACGTCTGATCGCCGCGCTGTCCGTGTCCGCCGCGTTCGCCGCCGTGCTACCCAGCACGGCGGCGGCCGCCCCAGCCGAAGTTCCCGGCAAGTCCGGTAAGGCCGCACAGACCGTCACGCTGATCACCGGTGACCGGGTCACCGTCCACCCGGGTGACCGGCTGGAGCTGACCCGCGGCGCCGGCCGCGAGCACATCCGCTTCGCCACCCGCACCGTCGACGGGCACACCTCCGTCATCCCGTCCGACGCGGCGCCGCTGCTCGGTGCCGGCCGCCTCGACCCGCGGCTGTTCGACGTGACCACGCTGATCGACTTCGGCTACGACGACCGTCGCGCCGACCTGCCGCTGATCGTCGAGGGCGGCAGCCCGGCCGGTGCCCGCACCGCGCAGTCGCTGCCCGGCGGCCTGTCCGCGGTGCGCGCGGACCGGGCCGGCGAGACCTGGAAGTCGATCGCCGGCGCCGACGCGGGCGCCCGCCGGGCCACCGGCAAGGTCTGGCTGGACGGCATCCGCACACCGTCGCTGGACGTCAGCGTGCCGCAGATCGGCGCGCCGGCCGCGTGGCAGGCCGGGCTCGACGGCACCGGCGCCACGGTCGCGGTGCTGGACACCGGCGTCGACGCCACCCACCCGGACCTGGTCGGCCAGGTGGCGGCCGCGCAGAACTTCACCGAGGGTACGGAGGACGACCTCGACCGGGACGGCCACGGCACCCACGTCGCCTCCACCATCGCCGGCACCGGCGCGGCGTCGGACGGGCGCTACCGGGGCGTCGCACCCGGCGCGAAGCTGCTCGACGGCAAGGTGTGCGTGCAGGGCGGGGCCTGCGCCGAGTCGTGGATCCTGGCCGGCATGAAGTGGGCGGCCGAGCAGGGCGCGGACGTGGTCAACATGAGCCTGGGCGGCCTGGACCAGCCCTCGGTCGACCCGTTGGAGCAGGCCGTCCAGACGCTCACCGAGCAGTACGGCACGCTCTTCGTGATCGCGGCCGGCAACGCCGGCGGGGACCGCACGGTCGGCAGCCCGGCCAGCGCCGACTCCGCCCTCGCGGTCGGCGCGGTGGACAAGCGGGACGCGCTGGCGGACTTCTCCAGCCGCGGGCCGCGCACCGGCGACTCCGCGATCAAGCCGGAGATCACCGCGCCCGGCGTCGGCATCATCGCCGCGAAGAGCACGACCGGGCAGATCGGCGGGCCCGCGCCGGTGCCCGGCTACACGTCGCTGTCCGGCACGTCGATGGCGACACCGCACGTCGCCGGTGCCGCCGCGATCCTGGCCGGTCAGCACGACGACTGGACGGCCGAGCTGCTCAAGTCCACGCTGACCGCGTCCGCGAAGCCGAACCCGGAGATCGCGGTGGCCGCGCAGGGCGCCGGCCGGGTGGACGTGGCCCGCGCGATCAACCAGACCGTGACCACCAGCCCGGCCGCGCTCAGCTTCGGCCTGCAACGGTGGCCGCACGCGGACGACGAGCCGCGCACCCAGGAACTGGTGTACCGCAACGCCGGCACCGCGGCGGTCACGCTGAACCTCGCGCTCACGCCGGTCGGCGGCGAGATCCCGGCCGGGCTGGTCACGTTGTCCGCGACCACCGTCACCGTGCCGGCCGGCGGCACCGCCTCGGTGACCGTCACGGTCGACACGTCGCGCGAGATGCCGGACGCGTTCCACGGCGGCGAGATCACGGCCACCGCGGGCGACGTGGTGGTGCAGACGCCGTTCGGCGTGGACCGCGAGGTCGAGAGCTACGACGTCGACCTGAGCGTGCTGGACCGGACCGGCGCCGCCGCCACCGTCGGCTTGCTGGTCTTCATCAGCACCGACGGCCGGACCGGCGTCGACGTGGGCCTGCCGGTCACGGAGGCGCGGCTGCCGAAGGGCACCTACTCGGTCATCTCGCTGCTGTTCGAGGAGTCCGGGGCCACCACGATGGCCGTGCACGCGCGGTTCACGGTGGACGGCATGGAGACGTTGACCATCGACGCCCGGCAGGCGAAACCGCTGTCGATCCGGGTGCCGGACCGGCAGGCCGCGGAGACCGGCGTGGAACTCGTCGTGACCGGGCCGGCCTACGGGTTCGGTCTCGCCACGGACACGTTCACGAACCAGTACACGCTGGACCTCGGGCCGGGCGTGCCGGTCGAGGGCTTCTACTCGCACATCGCCGCGTCGTTCGCGCGGAGGGACGCGAACGGCACGTTCCTGGACAGCCCGTACAGCTACTCGGTGTTCTACCTGACCGAGGGCCGGTTCTTCACCGGGTACGACCGGACGGTGCGTCAGCGTGAGCTGGCCACCGTGCGCGCCACGCACGGCCGGCAGGCCACCACCGCGGACGCCGGCGCCAAGGGGGCGTACCCGGTGCACCCGGACACGTTCGGCGGCTTCTTCGTGCAGACGCCGTACTCGACGCTGCCGTTCGACCGCACCGAGTACTACAACGCGGACAGCGGCGTGGCGTGGATCCCGGTCTTCACCGAGCTCGCCGGCGGCGGTGAGACGGCCACGTTGCAGGAGTACGGCACGCGCACCGTCTACCAGCCGGGCCGCACGGTGCGGGAGCAGTGGAACCGGGCCGTGTTCGGTCCCGCGTTCCCGGATGCCGGGTTCACGTTCGCCGGCCGGTTCCAGGACATCATCTTCGCGGGCCCGTCGCTGTTCGGCGACGGCGGCGGCCGCGAGGGATACACGGTGGAGGGGCTCGGCGACGTGTCGCTCAAGCTCTACCGCGACGGGCAACCGGTCGGCGAGGCCGCCGGCACCTACGGCGAGTTCCAGGTGCCGCCGGGGAAGGCGACCTACCGCCTGGACGCCACGGCGGCCCGGGGCGCGCCGCACCGGCTCTCCACGTCCGTGGTCGCGAGCTGGACGTTCACCTCGGAGAACACCGGCGTGGACGCGATCGTGCCGCTGCCGCTCTCCGCGGTGGTGTTCACGCCGCCGGTCGACGCCACCAGCGTGGCGCCGAAGGGCCGGACGATCTCCGTCCCGCTGACCGTGGACGTGCAGGAGCGGTCGGCGGCGGCCCGCAACCGGTCGCTGACCGTGGAGGCGTCGTTCGACGACGGTGCCACCTGGCAGCGGGTGCAGGTCCGCGACGGCGCCGCGCAGCTGCGGCACCCGAACCGGGCCGGCTTCGTCTCGCTGCGGGCCACCGCGGTCGACCGGGCCGGTAACGCGGTGACCGAGACGATCATCCGGGCGTACGAGATCCGCTGA
- a CDS encoding S8 family peptidase: MTVHGNSVEVRRGPGREHVRFATTRHDGHVSVVPSDAAPLLGAGRVDPRLFDVTTLIEFGYDDRRAGLPLIVRGGTGTARATGALPDGLSAVEADRTGETWKSLTGAAAARRAGHPEIWLDGIRKPTLTTSVPQIGAPAAWQAGHDGTGAVVAVLDTGVDGNHPDLAGKVTGAQNFTEGEEDDADHVGHGTHVASTIAGKQGVAPGASLLSGKVCATFGCSDSWILAGMKWAAEQGADVINMSLGGPDTPGLDLLEEAVQTLTEKHGALFVIAAGNSGELGDQTVDSPGSADAALTVGAVDRNDGLAVFSSRGPRRHDHALKPEITAPGVDIVAAEAGTTGHVAMSGTSMATPHVAGAAAILAGQHDGWTAEQLKSTLVGSAKPNPGIAVTAQGGGRVDVARAVTQTVSTSPAVLSYGRQLWPHQDDAPVAQTLTYRNSGTAALDLGLSVSEVPAGLVTLSATTVTVPAGGTATVTVTVDTSAEMADRFYAGHVTATAGDLMVRTPFGVDREVESYGVTIGALDRAGAPAANGYVTLADLDRQTAQRIFLPVTEPVRLPKGRYALTATINGTADTTFAAHPLLDVRAAATVTIDARAGKPVSLTVPNPAAEATLAEAGAEWPEGYGASVAADDFAALYSLNIAPGVTYRGFHSVVHGSFAKRHADGTFTDSPFSYDVQYLVEDTMITGYRHAVRQAELATVKARHARHGAGANAAVKGASPQHDAVSGSFTTAQEYRTLPFTRTEFYNADHGVRWGSFFQEGIMEDGFPSHYYLQFGPPVAYRPGHTVTEQFNKAVFGPSFPDMGYPQAGRRGDEMFIAPPMYGDGAGREGYSAARTASRTTLYRDGQPVGSEESTGGAFLVPPAAADYRVEITSTLGAPARLSTSLAATWTFASAHTDPATFTALPMSAVVFTPAVDDESVAPKGRAFSVPVRIDRQEGSAAAANRSLTVEASFDDGRTWTRVPVRDGAVQLRHPDRAGFVSLRAVAVDQAGNTVSQTMIRAYEIR, encoded by the coding sequence GTGACGGTCCACGGGAACTCGGTGGAGGTGCGGCGTGGCCCCGGCCGCGAGCACGTCCGCTTCGCCACCACCCGCCACGACGGGCACGTGTCCGTCGTACCGTCCGACGCGGCGCCGCTGCTCGGTGCCGGCCGCGTCGACCCGCGGCTGTTCGACGTGACCACGCTGATCGAGTTCGGCTACGACGACCGCCGCGCCGGCCTGCCGCTGATCGTGCGCGGCGGCACCGGCACCGCGCGGGCCACCGGGGCACTGCCCGACGGGCTGTCCGCGGTCGAGGCCGACCGCACCGGCGAGACATGGAAGTCGCTGACCGGCGCCGCTGCCGCGCGCCGGGCCGGCCACCCGGAGATCTGGCTGGACGGCATCCGCAAGCCGACGCTGACCACCAGCGTGCCGCAGATCGGCGCACCGGCCGCCTGGCAGGCCGGGCACGACGGCACCGGCGCCGTCGTCGCCGTGCTCGACACCGGCGTCGACGGCAACCACCCCGACCTGGCCGGCAAGGTGACCGGCGCACAGAACTTCACCGAGGGCGAGGAGGACGACGCCGACCACGTCGGCCACGGCACCCACGTCGCGTCCACGATCGCCGGGAAGCAGGGCGTCGCCCCGGGCGCGTCACTGCTCAGCGGCAAGGTCTGCGCGACGTTCGGCTGCAGCGACTCGTGGATCCTGGCCGGCATGAAGTGGGCGGCCGAGCAGGGCGCCGACGTGATCAACATGAGCCTCGGCGGCCCGGACACGCCCGGCCTCGACCTGCTCGAAGAGGCGGTGCAGACGCTCACCGAGAAGCACGGCGCGCTCTTCGTGATCGCGGCCGGCAACTCGGGTGAGCTGGGCGACCAGACCGTGGACAGCCCGGGCAGCGCGGACGCGGCGCTGACCGTGGGCGCGGTCGACCGGAACGACGGCCTCGCGGTCTTCTCCAGCAGGGGCCCGCGCCGGCACGACCACGCGCTCAAGCCGGAGATCACCGCGCCGGGCGTGGACATCGTGGCGGCCGAGGCCGGGACCACCGGGCACGTGGCCATGTCCGGCACGTCGATGGCCACGCCGCACGTGGCCGGCGCGGCCGCGATCCTCGCCGGGCAGCACGACGGGTGGACGGCCGAGCAGCTCAAGTCCACGCTGGTCGGGTCCGCCAAGCCGAACCCGGGGATCGCGGTGACCGCGCAGGGCGGCGGGCGGGTCGACGTGGCCCGCGCGGTCACCCAAACCGTGTCCACCTCGCCGGCCGTGCTCAGCTACGGCCGGCAGCTGTGGCCGCACCAGGACGACGCGCCGGTGGCGCAGACGCTCACGTACCGCAACTCGGGCACCGCCGCTCTCGATCTCGGCCTGTCCGTCTCGGAGGTCCCCGCCGGGCTGGTCACGCTCTCGGCCACGACCGTGACCGTGCCGGCCGGCGGCACCGCCACCGTGACCGTCACCGTCGACACGTCCGCGGAGATGGCGGACCGGTTCTACGCCGGCCACGTCACGGCCACGGCCGGTGACCTGATGGTGCGCACGCCGTTCGGCGTCGACCGCGAGGTGGAGAGCTACGGCGTGACGATCGGGGCGCTCGACCGGGCCGGCGCGCCGGCCGCGAACGGATACGTGACGCTCGCCGACCTGGACCGGCAGACCGCGCAGCGGATCTTCCTGCCGGTCACCGAGCCGGTGCGGCTGCCGAAGGGCCGCTACGCGCTGACCGCCACCATCAACGGCACGGCCGACACCACGTTCGCGGCGCACCCGCTCCTCGACGTGCGCGCGGCCGCGACCGTGACGATCGACGCGCGCGCCGGGAAGCCGGTGTCGCTCACCGTGCCGAATCCGGCCGCCGAGGCCACGCTGGCCGAGGCCGGGGCGGAGTGGCCGGAGGGGTACGGCGCGTCCGTCGCCGCCGACGACTTCGCGGCGCTGTACAGCCTCAACATCGCCCCCGGTGTCACCTACCGGGGCTTCCACTCGGTCGTCCACGGCAGCTTCGCCAAGCGGCACGCGGACGGCACGTTCACCGACAGCCCGTTCTCCTACGACGTGCAGTACCTGGTCGAGGACACGATGATCACCGGCTACCGGCACGCGGTCCGGCAGGCCGAGCTGGCCACGGTCAAGGCCCGGCACGCCCGGCACGGCGCCGGCGCGAACGCCGCGGTGAAGGGCGCGTCACCGCAGCACGACGCGGTCTCCGGCAGCTTCACCACCGCGCAGGAGTACCGGACGCTGCCGTTCACCCGGACCGAGTTCTACAACGCGGACCACGGTGTGCGGTGGGGGTCGTTCTTCCAGGAAGGCATCATGGAGGACGGCTTCCCGAGCCACTACTACCTGCAGTTCGGGCCGCCGGTGGCGTACCGGCCGGGGCACACCGTCACGGAGCAGTTCAACAAGGCGGTGTTCGGCCCGTCGTTCCCGGACATGGGCTACCCGCAGGCCGGGCGACGGGGTGACGAGATGTTCATCGCCCCACCGATGTACGGCGACGGCGCGGGCCGCGAGGGCTACTCCGCCGCGCGGACCGCGTCGAGGACCACGCTCTACCGGGACGGCCAGCCGGTCGGCTCGGAGGAGAGCACCGGCGGCGCGTTCCTGGTGCCACCGGCCGCGGCCGACTACCGCGTGGAGATCACCAGCACGCTCGGCGCGCCCGCCCGGCTCTCCACGTCACTGGCCGCGACCTGGACGTTCGCGTCCGCGCACACGGACCCCGCGACGTTCACCGCGCTGCCGATGTCCGCGGTGGTGTTCACCCCGGCGGTGGACGACGAGAGCGTGGCGCCGAAGGGCCGGGCGTTCTCCGTACCGGTGCGGATCGACCGGCAGGAGGGCTCCGCCGCGGCGGCGAACCGGTCGCTGACCGTGGAGGCGTCGTTCGACGACGGCAGGACGTGGACCCGGGTGCCGGTGCGGGACGGTGCCGTGCAGCTGCGGCACCCGGACCGGGCCGGGTTCGTCTCGCTCCGGGCCGTCGCGGTCGACCAGGCGGGGAACACGGTCAGCCAGACCATGATCCGCGCGTACGAGATCCGCTGA
- a CDS encoding NADAR family protein has product MIEELKRRTAAGERVKYVFFWGHQPRRDGADCLSQWAPSPFTVDGVRFATAEHYMMWGKAMLFGDDRTAARVLDATHPKQAKDIGRQVRGFDEEAWVAARTGIVVDGNVAKFRQNPAMGEYLVGTGNRVLVEASPLDRVWGIGLAADDPRASDPRRWRGLNLLGFALMDVRQRL; this is encoded by the coding sequence GTGATCGAGGAGCTGAAGCGCCGGACGGCCGCGGGTGAGCGGGTGAAGTACGTGTTCTTCTGGGGGCATCAGCCGCGCCGGGACGGGGCGGACTGCCTGAGTCAGTGGGCACCGTCGCCGTTCACCGTCGACGGCGTGCGGTTCGCGACCGCGGAGCACTACATGATGTGGGGCAAGGCGATGCTGTTCGGCGACGACCGGACCGCCGCCCGGGTGCTCGACGCCACGCATCCCAAGCAGGCCAAGGACATCGGCCGTCAGGTGCGCGGCTTCGACGAGGAGGCCTGGGTCGCCGCGCGCACGGGCATCGTCGTCGACGGCAACGTCGCGAAGTTCCGGCAGAACCCGGCGATGGGCGAATACCTCGTGGGTACGGGGAACCGCGTGCTCGTGGAGGCCAGTCCGCTGGACCGCGTGTGGGGCATCGGCCTGGCCGCGGACGACCCGCGCGCGTCGGACCCGCGGCGGTGGCGCGGCCTGAACCTGCTCGGTTTCGCGCTGATGGACGTCCGGCAGCGGCTCTGA
- a CDS encoding Pr6Pr family membrane protein, whose product MAIWIRPELWLRVAIALAAAYGLFFMDNSLTYFTVQSNLVALAYYGWAVRHMITTGTVTSPAPRLRGPVVYWLAITGLVAHFLLNNGANPFPPLVGGDDLIAEWCTFALHYLVPALALADWLLVRPFRVTPWSRLPLWLLFPLGYGLFAEFRAFVYPDYPNPYPYFFLDPTRNGYGWVAQQFGILALEFAVLAALLLGLDRLVHRKTLASAETLAPAETLAPGKGSTPRGE is encoded by the coding sequence ATGGCCATCTGGATACGCCCGGAACTGTGGCTGCGCGTGGCGATCGCGCTGGCCGCGGCGTACGGCCTGTTCTTCATGGACAACTCGCTGACGTACTTCACCGTGCAGAGCAACCTGGTCGCGCTCGCCTACTACGGGTGGGCGGTCCGCCACATGATCACCACCGGCACGGTGACGTCACCGGCGCCCCGCCTGCGCGGTCCGGTCGTCTACTGGCTGGCGATCACCGGCCTGGTCGCCCACTTCCTGCTCAACAACGGCGCCAACCCGTTCCCACCGCTGGTCGGCGGCGACGACCTGATCGCCGAGTGGTGCACCTTCGCGCTGCACTACCTGGTCCCCGCGCTGGCGCTGGCCGACTGGCTCCTGGTCCGCCCGTTCCGCGTGACCCCGTGGTCGCGGCTGCCGCTCTGGCTGCTCTTCCCGCTCGGTTACGGCCTCTTCGCCGAGTTCCGCGCGTTCGTCTACCCGGACTACCCGAACCCGTACCCCTACTTCTTCCTGGATCCCACCCGGAACGGCTACGGCTGGGTCGCCCAGCAGTTCGGCATCCTCGCGCTCGAGTTCGCGGTCCTCGCGGCGCTCCTGCTCGGCCTGGACCGGCTCGTACACAGAAAGACGCTCGCATCCGCAGAGACGCTCGCACCCGCAGAGACGCTCGCACCGGGAAAGGGTTCGACACCGCGCGGAGAATGA
- a CDS encoding error-prone DNA polymerase, with amino-acid sequence MGFSNPDVPWAELERKLSGGYVVDPLAVEPDGGDSPAWTRKRRGYEAPEGIARGAGEVEYAELHCHTNFSFLDGASHPEELAEEAVRLGLSGLAVTDHDGFYGVVRFAEAAKELGLPTIFGAELSLDLPGPQNGEADPAGEHLLVLAHGPEGYARLASSISRAHLRGGEKGRPDYGSLESVAAELAGNVLVLTGCRKGTVPSALRYDGVDAARWELDRLVSNFGPDNVAVELIDHGDPFDGVRNEALASLAAELHLPTVATNNVHYATPGRRRLATALAAVRARRSLDEMDGWLPAAATAHLRGGAEMAARFRHFPGAVRRTVDFARDLAFDLNLVAPELPDFPVPAGHTEMSWLRELTWRGALKRYGPPEAAPDAYVQLHRELDMIEQLDFPGYFLIVWDIVDFCRRNDIYCQGRGSAANSAVCYALWVTNVDAVRWQLLFERFLAPERDGPPDIDVDIESDRREEVIQYIYRQYGREHAAQVANVISYRPRSAVRDVAKAFGFSSGQQDAWSRQIDRWGSVATVDVAEIPEHVVEYANALQTFPRHLGIHSGGMVICDRPVIEVCPVEWGRMAGRSVLQWDKDDCASVGLVKFDLLGLGMLSALHYAYDMIELDLDLSTMALDDPEVYDMLCRADSVGVFQVESRAQMATLPRLKPREFYDLVIEVALIRPGPIQGGSVHPYIRRKNGREKVDYPHPLMRNALEKTLGVPLFQEQLMQLAIDVAGFDAGEADQLRRAMGSKRSAERMERLRSRLYAGMAERGISGELADDLYVKLSAFASFGFPESHAMSFAYLVYASAWLKRYHPAAFCAALLNAQPMGFYSPQSLVDDARRHGVEVRRPDINESGAMATLESTPRTVWDGGGPGAPPHSWGLGGPVVRLGLSGVRSVSPELAAAIEAERRRNGRYTDISDLSRRVGLSAGHLEALATADAFAGFGMDRRAALWAAGAAAQDRPDRLPMGAPEAPPLPGMEAVDRLYADVWATGLSPESHPVRFIRERLTAAGAVPIARLKRIDAGTRVLAGGIVTHRQRPATAGGVTFINLEDETGMLNVTCSPGLWARYRKVARTSSALLVRGVLEKVEDVINLVADRLEAVEAPVAPPSRDFR; translated from the coding sequence GTGGGGTTCAGCAATCCGGATGTGCCGTGGGCGGAGCTGGAGCGGAAGCTGTCCGGCGGGTACGTCGTGGACCCACTGGCGGTGGAGCCGGACGGCGGTGACTCGCCGGCCTGGACGCGGAAGCGGCGCGGGTACGAGGCACCCGAGGGGATCGCGCGCGGCGCGGGCGAGGTCGAGTACGCGGAGCTGCACTGTCACACGAACTTCAGCTTCCTGGACGGGGCCAGCCATCCGGAGGAGCTGGCGGAGGAGGCGGTGCGGCTGGGGCTGAGCGGCCTCGCGGTGACCGATCACGACGGGTTCTACGGCGTGGTGCGGTTCGCGGAGGCGGCGAAGGAGCTGGGACTGCCGACGATCTTCGGTGCGGAGCTGTCGCTGGACCTTCCGGGGCCGCAGAACGGGGAGGCGGATCCGGCGGGGGAGCACCTGCTGGTGCTGGCGCACGGGCCGGAGGGGTACGCGCGGCTTGCCTCCTCGATCAGCCGGGCGCACCTGCGCGGTGGCGAGAAGGGACGGCCGGACTACGGGTCACTGGAGTCGGTGGCGGCGGAGCTGGCCGGGAACGTGCTGGTGCTGACCGGCTGCCGGAAGGGCACGGTGCCGTCCGCGCTGCGGTACGACGGCGTGGACGCGGCGCGCTGGGAGCTGGACCGGCTGGTGAGCAACTTCGGCCCGGACAACGTGGCGGTGGAACTGATCGACCACGGCGACCCGTTCGACGGCGTGCGGAACGAGGCGCTGGCGTCGCTGGCCGCCGAGCTGCACCTGCCGACGGTGGCGACGAACAACGTGCACTACGCGACGCCGGGCCGGCGGCGGCTGGCGACCGCGCTGGCGGCGGTGCGGGCCCGGCGCAGCCTGGACGAGATGGACGGCTGGCTGCCCGCGGCCGCGACCGCGCACCTGCGCGGCGGTGCGGAGATGGCGGCGCGGTTCCGGCACTTCCCCGGCGCGGTCCGCCGGACCGTGGACTTCGCCCGGGACCTCGCGTTCGACCTGAACCTGGTGGCGCCGGAGCTGCCGGACTTCCCGGTGCCGGCCGGGCACACGGAGATGAGCTGGCTGCGCGAGCTGACCTGGCGCGGGGCGCTGAAACGGTACGGCCCCCCGGAGGCGGCGCCGGACGCGTACGTGCAGCTGCACCGCGAACTGGACATGATCGAGCAGCTCGACTTCCCCGGATACTTCCTGATCGTCTGGGACATCGTGGACTTCTGCCGGCGCAACGACATCTACTGCCAGGGGCGTGGATCGGCGGCGAACTCGGCGGTCTGCTACGCGCTCTGGGTGACCAACGTGGACGCGGTGCGCTGGCAGCTGCTGTTCGAGCGGTTCCTGGCGCCGGAGCGGGACGGGCCGCCGGACATCGACGTGGACATCGAGTCGGACCGGCGCGAGGAGGTCATCCAGTACATCTACCGGCAGTACGGGCGGGAGCACGCGGCCCAGGTGGCGAACGTGATCTCGTACCGGCCGCGGTCCGCGGTGCGGGACGTCGCGAAGGCGTTCGGGTTCTCGTCCGGGCAGCAGGACGCGTGGAGCCGGCAGATCGACCGGTGGGGCTCGGTCGCGACGGTGGACGTGGCGGAGATCCCGGAGCACGTCGTGGAGTACGCGAACGCGCTGCAGACGTTCCCCCGGCACCTCGGCATCCACTCCGGCGGCATGGTCATCTGCGACCGCCCGGTGATCGAGGTGTGCCCGGTCGAGTGGGGGCGGATGGCCGGCCGCAGCGTGCTGCAGTGGGACAAGGACGACTGCGCGAGCGTGGGCCTGGTCAAGTTCGACCTGCTCGGGCTCGGCATGCTGTCCGCGCTGCACTACGCGTACGACATGATCGAGCTTGATCTTGATTTGAGCACGATGGCGCTGGACGACCCCGAGGTCTACGACATGCTGTGCCGGGCCGACTCGGTGGGCGTGTTCCAGGTGGAGAGCCGCGCGCAGATGGCCACGCTGCCGAGGCTGAAGCCGCGCGAGTTCTACGACCTGGTGATCGAGGTGGCGCTGATCCGGCCCGGGCCGATCCAGGGCGGGTCGGTGCACCCGTACATCCGGCGCAAGAACGGCCGGGAGAAGGTCGACTACCCGCATCCGCTGATGCGGAACGCGCTGGAGAAGACGCTGGGCGTGCCGCTGTTCCAGGAGCAGCTGATGCAGCTGGCGATCGACGTGGCCGGGTTCGACGCGGGCGAGGCCGACCAGCTGCGGCGCGCGATGGGCTCGAAGCGCTCGGCCGAGCGGATGGAAAGGCTGAGATCCCGGCTGTACGCGGGGATGGCCGAGCGCGGGATCAGCGGTGAGCTGGCCGACGACCTCTACGTGAAACTGTCCGCGTTCGCCAGCTTCGGCTTCCCGGAGAGCCACGCGATGAGCTTCGCCTACCTGGTGTACGCGAGCGCGTGGCTGAAGCGGTACCACCCGGCCGCGTTCTGCGCCGCGCTGCTGAACGCGCAGCCGATGGGCTTCTACTCGCCGCAGTCGCTGGTCGACGACGCGCGGCGGCACGGCGTGGAGGTGCGCCGGCCGGACATCAACGAAAGCGGCGCGATGGCGACGCTGGAGTCCACGCCGCGCACGGTCTGGGACGGCGGCGGTCCGGGCGCGCCACCGCACTCGTGGGGCCTGGGCGGCCCGGTGGTCCGTCTCGGGCTGTCCGGCGTGCGGTCGGTGTCGCCCGAGCTGGCCGCCGCGATCGAGGCGGAGCGCCGCCGCAACGGCCGGTACACCGACATCTCGGATCTGTCGCGCCGGGTGGGTCTGAGCGCCGGTCACCTGGAGGCGCTGGCCACGGCGGACGCGTTCGCCGGGTTCGGCATGGACCGGCGCGCCGCGCTCTGGGCCGCCGGCGCCGCCGCGCAGGACCGGCCGGACCGGCTGCCGATGGGCGCGCCCGAGGCCCCGCCGCTGCCCGGCATGGAGGCGGTCGACCGGCTCTACGCGGACGTCTGGGCCACCGGCCTCTCCCCGGAGAGCCATCCGGTGCGGTTCATCCGCGAGCGGCTGACCGCGGCCGGTGCGGTGCCGATCGCGCGGCTCAAGCGGATCGACGCCGGCACCCGCGTGCTGGCCGGCGGCATCGTCACCCACCGGCAGCGCCCGGCGACCGCGGGCGGCGTCACGTTCATCAACCTCGAGGACGAGACCGGCATGCTCAACGTCACCTGCTCGCCGGGGCTGTGGGCGCGGTACCGGAAGGTGGCCCGGACCAGCTCGGCGCTGCTCGTGCGCGGTGTCCTGGAGAAGGTCGAGGACGTGATCAACCTGGTCGCGGACCGTCTGGAGGCGGTCGAGGCGCCGGTCGCGCCGCCATCCCGCGATTTCCGGTAA